A single window of Synechococcus sp. C9 DNA harbors:
- the rplX gene encoding 50S ribosomal protein L24: protein MHVRQGDTVQVISGDDKGKVGEVLRVLPETSQVIVAGVNIRTKHVKPQREGEKGQIVRAEAPLHSSKVMLYSKEKDVASRVCHTYTEDGRKVRMLKKTGELLLPKPTKKKGN from the coding sequence ATGCACGTCCGCCAAGGGGACACGGTGCAGGTGATCAGCGGGGACGACAAGGGCAAAGTCGGGGAAGTGTTGCGGGTCTTGCCGGAAACCAGCCAGGTGATCGTGGCGGGGGTGAACATTCGCACCAAGCACGTTAAGCCCCAACGGGAGGGGGAAAAGGGGCAAATTGTCCGGGCGGAAGCCCCCCTCCACAGCAGTAAGGTGATGCTCTATTCCAAAGAGAAAGATGTCGCCAGCCGGGTTTGCCACACCTACACGGAGGACGGGCGCAAGGTGCGGATGCTGAAGAAAACCGGCGAACTGTTACTGCCGAAACCGACCAAGAAGAAGGGGAACTAG
- the rplE gene encoding 50S ribosomal protein L5 has translation MAQRLKSQYQETIIPRLMQEFGYTNVHQVPKLVKVTVNRGLGEAAQNAKALESSLQEITLITGQKAVVTRAKKAIAGFKIRQGMPVGMMVTLRGDRMYSFLERLIHLALPRIRDFRGINPKGFDGRGNYSLGLKEQLIFPEIEYDKIDKIRGMDIAIITTARTDREGLALLKALGMPFREN, from the coding sequence ATGGCACAACGATTGAAATCCCAATACCAGGAAACCATCATCCCCCGCCTGATGCAGGAGTTTGGCTACACCAATGTGCATCAGGTGCCCAAATTGGTGAAAGTCACCGTCAACCGGGGCTTGGGAGAAGCCGCCCAAAACGCCAAAGCCCTGGAATCCTCCCTCCAGGAGATCACCCTGATCACCGGGCAAAAGGCGGTGGTCACCCGGGCGAAAAAGGCCATCGCGGGGTTCAAAATCCGCCAGGGGATGCCGGTGGGGATGATGGTGACCCTGAGGGGCGACCGGATGTACAGCTTTTTGGAGCGGTTGATCCATCTGGCCTTGCCCCGGATTCGGGACTTTCGGGGGATCAACCCCAAGGGCTTTGACGGGCGGGGGAATTACAGTTTGGGGCTAAAAGAGCAGTTGATTTTTCCAGAGATCGAATATGACAAAATTGACAAAATTCGGGGCATGGACATTGCCATCATCACCACCGCCCGCACCGACCGGGAGGGGTTGGCCCTGCTCAAAGCCCTCGGGATGCCGTTTCGGGAGAACTAA
- the rpsH gene encoding 30S ribosomal protein S8 gives MVNDTIADMLTRIRNAGLAHHQTTQVPATRMTRSIAQVLKSEGFIQDFREEGEGVRKVLVITLKYSGRQRQPVIRTLRRVSRPGLRVYANHRELPKVLGGIGIAVISTSRGIMTDREARKNGIGGEVLCYVW, from the coding sequence ATGGTTAACGACACCATTGCCGATATGCTCACCCGGATTCGCAACGCCGGTTTGGCGCACCACCAGACCACCCAGGTGCCCGCCACCCGCATGACCCGCAGTATCGCCCAGGTGCTGAAGTCCGAGGGCTTTATCCAGGACTTCCGGGAGGAGGGGGAAGGGGTACGCAAGGTGCTGGTGATCACCCTCAAGTACAGTGGCCGCCAACGCCAGCCGGTGATTCGCACCCTACGGCGGGTCAGCCGTCCAGGTCTGCGGGTTTATGCCAACCACCGGGAACTGCCCAAGGTACTGGGGGGGATTGGCATTGCCGTCATTTCCACCTCCCGGGGGATCATGACCGACCGGGAAGCCCGCAAAAACGGCATCGGTGGGGAAGTTCTTTGTTATGTTTGGTAG
- the rplF gene encoding 50S ribosomal protein L6 — protein sequence MSRIGKRPIPLPAKVTVALDGQRVRVKGPKGELQREFPPGVVIQQQENVLLVTRADDSRQSRQLHGLCRTLMANMVEGVAKEFERKLEIQGVGYRAQMSGTKLVLTVGYSHPVEFTPPPGITFSIEDATGKSVNQGTIVVVRGIDKEQVGNLAAQIRFVRPPEPYKGKGIRYLGEAVRRKEGKTTGKKK from the coding sequence ATGTCCCGGATTGGTAAACGACCGATTCCTTTGCCCGCCAAGGTCACCGTCGCCCTCGATGGCCAGCGGGTACGGGTCAAAGGCCCCAAAGGGGAACTCCAGCGGGAATTTCCCCCAGGGGTGGTGATCCAACAACAGGAGAACGTTCTGCTGGTCACCCGGGCGGATGACTCCCGCCAAAGTCGCCAGTTGCACGGCCTGTGCCGCACCCTGATGGCCAACATGGTCGAGGGGGTGGCCAAGGAATTTGAGCGCAAACTGGAAATCCAGGGGGTGGGCTATCGGGCGCAGATGTCCGGTACCAAATTAGTCCTCACCGTGGGCTACAGCCATCCGGTAGAGTTTACCCCGCCCCCCGGCATCACCTTCAGCATCGAAGATGCCACCGGCAAAAGCGTCAACCAGGGCACCATCGTCGTGGTGCGGGGCATTGACAAGGAGCAGGTGGGCAATTTAGCCGCCCAGATTCGCTTTGTGCGTCCGCCGGAACCCTACAAGGGCAAAGGGATTCGCTACCTGGGCGAAGCGGTGCGGCGCAAGGAAGGCAAAACCACTGGTAAGAAGAAGTAA
- the rplR gene encoding 50S ribosomal protein L18, with protein sequence MKLTRIEAIQRRHRRIRQRVVGTPERPRLAVFRSHQHIYAQVIDDTRHHTLVAAASVEPSLRQELDNNGATCTASTKVGQVIAERALAKGIQRVVFDRGGNLYHGRVKALAEAARAAGLEF encoded by the coding sequence ATGAAACTCACCCGTATCGAAGCCATTCAACGTCGTCACCGCCGTATCCGCCAGCGGGTGGTGGGCACCCCGGAACGTCCCCGGTTGGCGGTCTTTCGCTCCCACCAGCACATCTATGCCCAGGTGATTGACGACACCCGACACCATACCCTAGTGGCAGCCGCCTCCGTGGAACCCAGCCTGCGCCAGGAATTGGACAACAACGGTGCCACCTGTACGGCCTCCACCAAGGTCGGTCAGGTGATCGCCGAACGGGCCCTCGCCAAGGGGATTCAGCGGGTCGTCTTTGACCGGGGGGGGAACCTCTACCACGGGCGGGTCAAAGCCCTGGCGGAAGCCGCCCGCGCCGCCGGATTAGAATTTTAG
- the rpsE gene encoding 30S ribosomal protein S5 — MAKERRSKAARTLEKDPEWQERVVQTRRVTKVVKGGKKLSFRAIVIVGNEKGQVGVGVGKANDVSGAVRKGVADGKKHLITVPLTRANSIPHPTRAVSGAASVLMRPAAPGTGVIAGGAVRTVLELAGVKNVLAKQLGSSSPLNNARAAVAALSSLRTLSQVAQERGIPLEQLYG; from the coding sequence ATGGCTAAAGAACGTCGTAGCAAAGCCGCCCGCACCCTGGAAAAAGACCCGGAATGGCAAGAGCGGGTCGTGCAAACCCGCCGGGTGACCAAGGTGGTCAAGGGGGGGAAAAAGCTCAGCTTCCGGGCCATCGTCATCGTCGGCAACGAAAAAGGCCAGGTGGGCGTCGGGGTGGGTAAAGCCAACGATGTGAGCGGTGCTGTCCGCAAGGGGGTAGCCGATGGCAAAAAACACCTGATCACCGTGCCCCTGACCCGTGCCAATTCCATCCCCCACCCCACCCGGGCGGTTTCCGGGGCGGCCAGCGTCCTGATGCGGCCAGCGGCACCCGGTACCGGGGTGATTGCCGGGGGAGCCGTGCGTACCGTGTTGGAATTGGCCGGGGTGAAAAACGTCCTAGCCAAGCAGTTGGGTTCCAGTAGCCCCTTGAATAACGCCCGTGCCGCTGTGGCCGCCCTCTCCAGCCTGCGGACGCTCTCCCAGGTCGCCCAGGAGCGGGGCATTCCCCTAGAACAACTGTACGGTTAA
- the rplO gene encoding 50S ribosomal protein L15, with protein MNLHDLHPQPGSQHRRRRIGRGISAGQGASGGFGMRGQKSRSGRPTRPGFEGGQNPLYRRIPKLHGFPVVNPTRYTILNVGDLANWEGEQPVTLEALQAAGWVKQPQGALKILGKGEITRPMRVVAASFSTSAEAKITAAGGTCERLAGHAPDR; from the coding sequence ATGAACTTACATGATTTACATCCCCAACCCGGTTCCCAGCATCGGCGACGGCGGATTGGCCGGGGCATCAGTGCGGGGCAGGGAGCCAGCGGCGGCTTTGGGATGCGGGGGCAAAAATCCCGTTCCGGTCGCCCCACCCGTCCGGGGTTTGAGGGGGGGCAAAACCCTTTGTACCGGCGGATTCCCAAATTGCATGGCTTCCCTGTGGTCAACCCCACCCGCTACACCATCCTCAACGTGGGGGATTTGGCTAACTGGGAAGGCGAACAACCCGTGACCCTGGAAGCCTTACAGGCGGCGGGCTGGGTCAAACAACCCCAGGGGGCATTGAAAATTTTGGGCAAAGGGGAAATTACCCGCCCGATGCGGGTGGTAGCTGCGAGCTTCAGTACCTCCGCCGAAGCCAAAATTACCGCGGCGGGGGGCACCTGTGAACGGCTAGCGGGTCATGCCCCCGACAGGTGA
- a CDS encoding PAP/fibrillin family protein — protein MQEKIKLLKAVAVTNRGLLASPRSQAELDQLIRQLEAHNPTPNPAQAPELLSGCWQLLYTTSVDVIGLGRVPGVTLGQIYQVIQADKNRVYNLAEAQGIPFLEGLLAVKARFEVVNPSRIAIYFEQSMLALQRLVDYRHPTQWLERLEQEEPLPLLQIPLDSGRSQGWLDITYLDIDLRISRGDKGNVFVLARV, from the coding sequence ATGCAGGAAAAAATCAAACTTTTGAAGGCGGTAGCCGTGACCAATCGGGGTTTGCTGGCCTCCCCTCGGTCACAGGCGGAACTGGATCAATTGATTCGCCAACTGGAAGCCCACAACCCTACTCCCAACCCAGCGCAGGCTCCCGAATTGCTCAGCGGCTGTTGGCAGTTGCTCTACACCACCAGCGTGGATGTGATTGGTCTGGGGCGGGTGCCGGGGGTGACCCTGGGGCAAATTTATCAGGTCATTCAAGCCGACAAAAATCGGGTGTACAACCTCGCCGAAGCCCAGGGAATCCCTTTTTTAGAAGGGTTATTGGCGGTCAAAGCTCGTTTTGAGGTGGTGAATCCCAGCCGGATTGCCATTTATTTTGAACAAAGTATGCTGGCACTGCAACGATTGGTGGACTATCGCCATCCCACCCAATGGCTCGAGCGATTGGAGCAGGAAGAACCTTTACCTTTGCTCCAAATTCCCTTGGACAGTGGTCGTTCCCAGGGTTGGTTGGACATTACCTACCTGGACATTGACCTACGGATTAGCCGGGGCGACAAGGGGAATGTGTTTGTCCTGGCACGGGTGTAG
- a CDS encoding DUF389 domain-containing protein → MSERKPWYRHFGQRFTPRPTSPQNLEDLEQLQQIQITLGAESQLDTPYLVLVVGSCIIATLGLLANSAAVIIGAMIVAPLMMPIRGLAFGALIGDLTLFRRAFLSLAVGAGVAILLSCGLGLVAGLSTFGSEILARSTPNLLDLGIAIAAGAICGYASVEPKVSATLPGTAIAVALMPPVCVVGLGLSQGNWVLSWGAFLLFLTNFLGIALACMVAFLLAGYAHWTKARGVLAVATLLTSGLVVPLGISFVELTRQNRLETNLRKALLSGTITFQRVELIRTQTNWQMHPPETRLTVRAQEPITPRQVKLLEAFLERRMGQKFTLVFNVNPIQEVRADDTDNP, encoded by the coding sequence ATGTCTGAACGGAAACCTTGGTATCGGCACTTCGGTCAACGATTCACCCCTCGACCGACCAGCCCACAGAACCTCGAGGATTTAGAGCAATTACAGCAAATTCAGATCACTTTGGGTGCGGAATCCCAGTTGGATACGCCCTACCTGGTGCTGGTGGTGGGTTCCTGCATCATTGCTACTTTGGGTTTGCTCGCCAACAGTGCCGCTGTGATTATCGGGGCGATGATTGTGGCTCCTTTGATGATGCCGATTCGGGGGTTGGCATTTGGGGCACTCATCGGCGATCTGACCCTATTTCGGCGGGCTTTCCTGTCGCTGGCGGTGGGGGCGGGGGTGGCGATCCTGCTGTCCTGTGGGTTGGGACTGGTGGCGGGGTTATCTACTTTTGGGAGTGAAATTTTGGCACGTTCGACCCCCAATTTGTTGGATTTGGGCATTGCGATTGCGGCGGGAGCCATTTGCGGCTATGCCTCGGTGGAACCCAAGGTGTCGGCGACGTTGCCAGGGACGGCGATTGCGGTGGCGTTGATGCCGCCTGTGTGTGTGGTGGGGTTGGGGTTGTCCCAGGGCAATTGGGTGCTGAGTTGGGGTGCATTTTTGCTGTTTTTGACCAATTTTCTGGGGATTGCCCTGGCGTGTATGGTGGCGTTTCTGTTGGCAGGCTATGCCCATTGGACCAAAGCCCGGGGTGTTTTAGCTGTGGCGACCCTGTTGACCAGTGGATTGGTGGTTCCCCTGGGCATTAGTTTTGTGGAACTCACCCGCCAAAATCGTTTGGAAACGAATCTTCGCAAAGCCCTCCTGAGCGGCACGATTACGTTTCAACGGGTGGAATTGATCCGCACTCAGACCAATTGGCAAATGCACCCCCCGGAGACTCGCTTGACGGTGCGGGCACAGGAACCCATCACGCCCCGCCAAGTGAAACTCCTCGAAGCGTTTTTGGAACGCCGCATGGGACAAAAGTTCACCCTGGTTTTCAATGTCAATCCCATTCAAGAAGTGCGTGCCGATGATACAGATAACCCCTAA
- a CDS encoding aldehyde oxygenase (deformylating), with protein sequence MVDSTATLDFQSDVYRDAYSRINGIVIEGEQEAADNYIQIAELIPDRREELLSLSKMESRHKKGFEACGRNLQVTPDLPFAKEFFKGLHDNFQKAFAAGDVVTCLLIQALIIEAFAISAYNIYIPVADPFARKITEGVVKDEYLHLNFGQQWLKEHFTEVKDRLKTANRENLPLVWRMLNEVEQDAAQLGMEKSALVEDFLIAYGDALADIGFTTREVMQLTAMGLAA encoded by the coding sequence ATGGTGGATAGTACGGCGACCCTAGATTTTCAGAGCGATGTTTATCGGGATGCCTACAGCCGCATCAATGGCATCGTCATCGAAGGGGAACAGGAAGCGGCGGATAACTACATTCAAATTGCCGAATTGATTCCTGACCGCCGGGAAGAATTGCTCTCTTTATCCAAAATGGAAAGCCGCCATAAGAAGGGTTTTGAAGCCTGCGGCCGCAACCTCCAGGTCACTCCCGATCTGCCATTTGCCAAGGAATTTTTCAAAGGTCTGCATGATAATTTTCAGAAGGCATTTGCCGCTGGTGATGTGGTGACGTGTCTTCTCATTCAAGCGTTAATTATCGAGGCTTTTGCCATATCGGCCTACAACATTTATATTCCGGTAGCTGACCCCTTCGCCCGCAAAATTACCGAGGGGGTGGTCAAGGATGAGTACCTGCATTTGAATTTCGGTCAACAGTGGTTAAAAGAGCATTTTACCGAAGTCAAAGACCGTTTGAAGACAGCCAACCGGGAAAATTTGCCCTTGGTCTGGCGGATGTTAAATGAGGTGGAACAAGACGCAGCGCAATTGGGTATGGAAAAATCAGCCCTGGTGGAGGATTTTCTGATTGCCTATGGGGATGCGTTGGCGGACATTGGCTTTACCACCCGGGAAGTCATGCAGTTAACGGCAATGGGGCTGGCGGCTTAG
- a CDS encoding long-chain acyl-[acyl-carrier-protein] reductase, whose product MFGLIGHLTNLEHAQSVADRMGYPEYAEQGLDFWCMAPPQVVDEIKVRSITGQVIEGRYVESCFLPEMLSQNRFKAATRKVINAMAHAQKHDIDITALGGFTSIIFENFNLDQIRDIRNVSLDFRRFTTGNTHTAYIIARQIELTAPQMDIDLERASILVCGATGDIGSGVCRWLAHHFPGIDLILVARNQQRLQEFQQELGTGRVLPLTAGLPLADVIVWVASMPQGVEINPAELKNPCLIIDGGYPKNLSTQIQHPGVRVLNGGMVEHSLDIDWKIMSMLNLDVPERQLFACFAEAMLLEFEGWHTNFSWGRNQITIEKMAQIGAASVKHGFRPLLA is encoded by the coding sequence ATGTTTGGATTAATCGGGCATTTGACGAATTTAGAACACGCTCAATCCGTTGCCGACAGGATGGGTTATCCAGAATATGCGGAGCAGGGGTTGGATTTTTGGTGCATGGCACCCCCCCAGGTAGTGGATGAAATCAAAGTGCGGAGCATCACGGGGCAGGTGATTGAAGGCCGTTATGTGGAGTCCTGTTTTTTGCCGGAAATGCTCTCCCAAAATCGGTTCAAAGCCGCCACCCGTAAAGTGATCAATGCGATGGCCCACGCCCAAAAGCACGACATAGATATTACGGCGTTGGGAGGGTTTACTTCGATTATTTTTGAGAATTTTAATTTAGACCAAATTCGGGATATTCGCAATGTTTCCTTGGATTTTCGCCGCTTTACGACTGGCAATACCCATACAGCCTATATCATTGCCCGCCAAATCGAATTGACGGCTCCCCAAATGGACATTGATCTGGAGCGGGCAAGTATTTTGGTATGTGGGGCGACGGGGGATATTGGCAGTGGTGTATGCCGTTGGTTAGCCCATCATTTTCCCGGTATTGATCTAATTTTGGTTGCCCGGAATCAACAGCGCTTGCAGGAATTTCAACAGGAATTGGGCACAGGACGGGTATTACCATTGACGGCGGGATTGCCCTTAGCGGATGTGATTGTTTGGGTGGCGAGTATGCCGCAAGGGGTGGAAATTAACCCGGCAGAGTTAAAAAATCCCTGTCTGATTATTGATGGGGGTTATCCCAAAAATCTGAGTACGCAAATTCAACATCCGGGGGTGCGGGTATTGAATGGGGGCATGGTTGAACATTCCCTAGATATTGATTGGAAAATCATGTCCATGCTGAATTTAGATGTACCAGAACGGCAATTATTTGCTTGTTTTGCTGAGGCGATGTTATTGGAATTTGAAGGCTGGCATACCAATTTTTCCTGGGGTCGCAACCAGATCACTATCGAAAAGATGGCGCAGATTGGTGCCGCTTCTGTGAAACATGGGTTTCGCCCTTTGTTGGCCTAA